From Topomyia yanbarensis strain Yona2022 chromosome 1, ASM3024719v1, whole genome shotgun sequence, one genomic window encodes:
- the LOC131675905 gene encoding uncharacterized protein LOC131675905 — protein MADERKFSELELTKQNIVDSMALLEYYAKEFDKDSKFAGQVEAWAEKLEKFYDEFHRTVVKLEMFSTDKEPIDLKKERQLFDGRYYALRSFYLAKLAKKTRSPPSANPAPSRPMNIRLPELNLPKFSGKLEDWCVFRDSFESAVGSRSDISAVEKMHYLKGLVQGEAARILDPIKISEQGYKDAWRTLRLRFENNRQLIKCHIRTLFDTPAMRKESAEDLLALIDRFEQQISVLKSLGEPADRWSYILVYQLSIRLDPCTLREWENHCSKLDADNIASVLGGTAGTSEDTSTGASTSMPSYVTMVNFLQNYARVLQAVSSATSNTAPPRSKPNPTSKLAAFPVAATQQTAVSSTPSSSASKPKPCDKCGESHYLYSCPEFRKLNLRQRIDLVRQKNLCINCLRSSSHYARNCSGSRCRTCTKKHHTLLHTEPSDDNPASGQATGSTCCVALQPTLTAASALHAPNSLSPQSVSQAPIQQPSTSTSIANLSHIHAPSMSSQTALVSHTGEVIPGTVFLPTALVNIRNGRGRIVTARCLLDCASQRNFVSGALCERLQLPRIRLPHAIPISGIGNTTTLVEYQATITISSRVTPFSVQCSMLVLPSITVKLPQSTVEARHWPIPKHVELADPTFAVTGDIDMILGAAHFFQILRYGRISLGEELPLLQNTEFGWVVSGECLLENHDHSDPRKCQFSNPCTIDELVNRFWQLEEVHDAKGWSPSERYCEEHFLKNTTRNSEGRYVVKLPKRDELLWQLKDNKYSATRRFFSLERSLGASPDKKAMYQQFIHEYVRLGHMREIGPDEIDAQPQYYLPHHAVMKLDSTTTKLRTVFDASCRSKSGISLNDVLLPGPTIQDPLVTIVLRFRIHQFVLSADIEKMYRQILVHPTDQPLQRILWRDDPEAPLKSYQLRTVTYGTSSAPFLATRVLQKLADDEGQHFPLAEPAVRHDFYVDNLLSGSDDAESLAVTCNQLIAMLACAGLPLRQWSSNCQAILDTIPLELRETKTLLDLDHESSVTALGLRWEPSTDFLSFKTPNWKECTVLNKRTILSQISSLFDPLGLIGPTIAKAKIMLQSLWKLHLDWDTPVANGFAHEWHEFHQKFSALAHLRVSRHVLRPGYDRLEIHGFSDASESAYGACIYLRSIPAEGPCTVRLVISKSKVAPMGTQTIPRLELCAAQLLSRLLKQVQDSIDITATTYLWTDSSIVLNWISATPSTWKTFVANRVAEIQELTSHAVWNHVPSEDNPADLVSRGMDLDELLASALWWNGPQWLKLIFAPWPAKYVVATSNSDQPEVRQTIALPVVSVEPSDIVDRYSSLRQLLRIGTLLRRFAANCLHRKNHQPILVGPLTALDIDRTLLNLVRRIQQQYFANEIRQLETVGKVNRKSKLRYLHPTLVDGIIRVGGRLHNAAIPVDGRHPIVLPKHRFTDMIATREHHKTLHAGPSLLLSSLRQRFWPLGGRNLVRNIVHGCMVCARAKPKPLQQLMGDLPSVRVNQAYPFQNVGVDLAGPMYVRTSLRNKRSPFFKAYITVYVCMATKAVHLDLVSDLTTSTFIASLRRFVGRRGKPAHIYCDNATNFVGAQRELEELRKLFRTQVHQDAVANECADNGIQFHFIPPRSPTFGGIWEACVKSVKTLLRKILGNAHLTESELQTALIQVESMLNSRPITPLPDNPSDELALTPGHFLIGRPLNAVPDPDCREVPESRLSRWERVQQLTQHFWSRWHKEYLATLQSRYRWTEAMDNLAVGSIVALKDERAPPLKWPLGRVLSVHPGPDGLVRVATVKSTFGIVQRAIPKLCLLPVEVAPPIVAPSPSPTSSPTSTTPNEGPCSGNRAAGRDPGPCSGNRAAGRDPGPCSGYRAAGRAPGPYSGK, from the coding sequence ATGGCCGACGAGAGGAAATTCAGTGAGTTGGAGCTGACGAAGCAGAATATTGTCGATTCAATGGCTTTGTTGGAATATTATGCGAAGGAGTTCGACAAGGACAGTAAGTTTGCGGGCCAAGTAGAAGCGTGGGCGGAAAAGTTGGAGAAATTTTACGACGAGTTTCACCGGACGGTGGTGAAATTGGAGATGTTTTCCACCGATAAAGAGCCAATCGACCTGAAAAAGGAACGGCAGTTGTTCGACGGTCGCTATTATGCTCTTCGGTCCTTCTACTTGGCCAAACTGGCGAAGAAAACACGTTCTCCCCCTTCTGCCAACCCCGCACCATCGAGACCAATGAACATCAGGCTTCCGGAGCTTAACCTACCCAAGTTTAGCGGTAAGTTGGAAGACTGGTGTGTTTTTCGCGATTCATTTGAATCCGCAGTAGGTTCCCGGAGCGACATCAGTGCGGTCGAGAAGATGCACTATCTGAAGGGCCTCGTTCAAGGAGAGGCAGCTCGCATTCTCGACCCTATCAAAATAAGCGAGCAGGGCTACAAGGACGCTTGGCGAACGTTGCGGCTGCGTTTTGAGAACAACCGGCAGTTAATCAAGTGTCACATTCGGACGCTTTTCGACACTCCAGCGATGCGCAAGGAATCAGCTGAAGATCTGCTTGCGCTGATCGATCGCTTCGAGCAGCAGATCTCCGTTCTGAAGAGCTTGGGTGAACCAGCAGACCGATGGAGCTATATCCTGGTTTACCAGCTATCCATACGCCTCGATCCTTGTACGCTCCGGGAATGGGAGAACCACTGTAGCAAACTCGATGCTGACAACATCGCTTCGGTTCTGGGAGGAACCGCCGGCACATCAGAGGACACAAGCACTGGTGCGTCAACTTCAATGCCATCATACGTGACGATGGTAAACTTCCTCCAGAACTACGCTCGAGTTTTGCAAGCAGTTTCTTCAGCCACTTCGAACACCGCTCCTCCTCGCAGCAAGCCAAATCCGACATCCAAGCTAGCAGCCTTTCCAGTCGCAGCTACACAGCAAACTGCAGTATCCAGTACACCCTCTTCCAGCGCCAGCAAGCCGAAGCCGTGCGACAAGTGCGGTGAGAGTCACTACCTGTACAGCTGTCCGGAATTTCGGAAACTCAACCTTCGCCAACGGATCGATCTGGTAAGACAGAAAAACCTTTGCATTAACTGTTTGAGATCGAGTTCCCATTATGCCCGGAACTGTTCTGGGTCAAGATGCCGTACATGTACCAAGAAGCACCACACGCTTCTTCATACTGAGCCCTCTGACGACAATCCCGCTTCTGGTCAAGCCACCGGATCAACTTGCTGTGTTGCCCTCCAGCCGACTCTCACCGCAGCATCTGCGCTGCATGCTCCAAACTCACTGTCACCCCAGTCTGTTTCGCAAGCTCCCATCCAGCAACCGTCTACCTCTACCTCAATCGCAAACTTATCCCACATTCATGCGCCTTCCATGAGTTCTCAGACTGCCCTCGTATCACATACTGGTGAAGTGATTCCTGGAACCGTTTTCCTTCCGACTGCGCTAGTGAATATCCGTAACGGTAGAGGTCGCATCGTCACTGCTCGTTGCTTGCTGGACTGTGCTTCCCAACGCAACTTTGTTTCTGGGGCTCTTTGCGAACGACTGCAGCTTCCTCGCATCCGATTGCCGCATGCTATCCCGATAAGCGGAATCGGAAACACTACAACGCTGGTTGAATACCAGGCCACGATAACCATCTCCTCTCGAGTCACTCCCTTCTCCGTACAATGCTCCATGCTCGTTCTGCCTTCCATTACCGTCAAGCTGCCCCAGTCGACGGTAGAAGCCCGCCACTGGCCGATTCCAAAGCACGTGGAGCTTGCAGATCCAACATTCGCTGTTACTGGCGACATCGACATGATTCTGGGTGCCGCCCATTTCTTCCAAATTCTTCGATACGGCAGGATATCACTCGGGGAAGAGTTACCGCTTCTGCAGAACACAGAGTTCGGTTGGGTCGTCTCCGGAGAGTGTTTATTGGAAAACCACGATCACAGCGATCCACGCAAGTGCCAGTTCAGTAATCCCTGCACAATCGATGAATTGGTCAACCGATTCTGGCAGCTCGAAGAAGTCCACGATGCAAAGGGATGGTCTCCGTCGGAACGATACTGTGAGGAACATTTCTTGAAGAACACCACCCGCAACTCCGAAGGCCGCTACGTCGTCAAGCTGCCCAAGCGTGACGAGCTGCTTTGGCAGTTAAAGGACAACAAATACAGCGCCACCCGCCGCTTCTTCTCTCTGGAACGATCACTCGGTGCGAGTCCCGATAAGAAGGCGATGTATCAGCAGTTCATCCACGAGTACGTGAGATTGGGACATATGCGGGAGATTGGCCCCGATGAAATCGACGCGCAACCGCAATACTACCTTCCACACCACGCTGTGATGAAACTCGACAGCACCACTACAAAGCTTCGTACCGTATTCGACGCATCATGCCGCTCGAAGTCCGGTATCTCGCTGAACGATGTCCTGCTTCCTGGTCCCACAATCCAGGACCCTCTCGTGACGATTGTCCTCCGTTTTCGAATCCACCAGTTCGTGTTATCTGCggacattgaaaaaatgtacCGGCAGATTTTGGTCCATCCCACCGACCAACCGCTGCAGCGAATTCTCTGGCGCGACGATCCCGAGGCTCCACTGAAGAGCTACCAGCTCCGCACCGTCACATACGGCACAAGCagtgctccatttttggcaactaggGTGCTGCAGAAGCTCGCCGATGATGAAGGGCAACATTTTCCGCTGGCGGAACCCGCTGTCCGCCACGACTTCTACGTCGACAATTTGCTGTCCGGTTCTGACGATGCTGAATCTCTCGCCGTTACCTGCAACCAGCTCATTGCAATGCTCGCATGCGCAGGACTTCCTCTCCGACAATGGTCTTCGAATTGTCAAGCTATTCTTGATACCATTCCGTTGGAGCTCCGAGAGACGAAAACACTACTCGATTTGGACCACGAGTCCTCCGTGACTGCACTTGGCCTCCGCTGGGAACCGTCGACCGATTTTCTTTCGTTCAAGACGCCGAATTGGAAGGAATGCACGGTTCTGAACAAACGAACGATCCTCTCTCAGATCAGCAGTCTTTTCGACCCCTTAGGTTTGATTGGACCGACCATTGCAAAGGCGAAAATCATGCTGCAGAGTCTTTGGAAGCTCCATCTCGACTGGGACACACCCGTGGCTAACGGATTCGCTCACGAATGGCACGAATTTCACCAGAAGTTTTCAGCACTTGCCCACCTTCGAGTTTCTCGCCATGTGTTACGTCCGGGTTACGACCGCTTGGAGATTCACGGGTTCAGCGACGCTTCAGAGTCTGCATATGGTGCATGCATCTATCTCCGGTCAATACCTGCCGAGGGCCCTTGTACAGTTCGCTTGGTGATTTCTAAGTCCAAGGTCGCTCCGATGGGGACTCAAACCATTCCACGCCTCGAGCTATGCGCAGCTCAACTCCTGTCCAGACTTCTGAAACAAGTTCAGGACAGCATCGACATCACCGCAACCACATATCTGTGGACCGATTCTTCCATCGTCTTGAACTGGATATCCGCAACTCCATCGACATGGAAAACGTTCGTAGCCAACCGAGTGGCTGAAATCCAAGAGCTGACGTCTCACGCCGTTTGGAATCACGTCCCATCCGAAGACAATCCCGCTGATCTCGTTTCTCGAGGAATGGACCTCGATGAACTCCTTGCCAGTGCACTGTGGTGGAACGGACCGCAGTGGCTGAAACTAATATTCGCTCCTTGGCCAGCGAAGTACGTCGTAGCGACCTCAAACTCAGACCAACCGGAGGTCCGACAGACTATTGCCCTTCCGGTCGTGAGCGTAGAACCGTCAGATATCGTCGATCGCTATTCCAGTCTTCGTCAGCTACTTCGGATCGGCACACTTCTTCGACGTTTCGCCGCTAATTGTCTCCACCGTAAGAATCACCAGCCTATTCTTGTCGGCCCGTTGACGGCTCTTGACATTGATCGCACTCTGCTCAATCTGGTCCGTCGCATACAACAGCAGTACTTTGCCAACGAGATACGCCAACTTGAAACCGTCGGAAAAGTAAACCGTAAATCCAAGCTACGGTATCTGCACCCGACACTCGTAGACGGCATTATTCGTGTCGGCGGCCGGCTTCACAATGCAGCGATACCTGTCGACGGAAGACACCCGATCGTCCTCCCCAAACATCGTTTCACCGACATGATCGCCACGAGAGAACACCATAAGACGCTCCATGCCGGTCCCAGCTTACTACTATCCTCGTTGCGCCAAAGATTTTGGCCCCTCGGCGGACGGAACTTGGTTCGCAACATTGTTCACGGCTGCATGGTATGCGCACGTGCCAAACCCAAGCCGTTGCAGCAGCTGATGGGGGATCTGCCATCTGTTCGGGTCAACCAGGCGTACCCGTTTCAGAATGTTGGCGTTGACTTGGCTGGGCCAATGTACGTGAGAACGTCACTCCGAAATAAGAGATCGCCATTCTTCAAAGCCTACATCACCGTATACGTATGTATGGCTACCAAAGCCGTGCACTTGGACCTTGTGTCGGATCTGACCACTAGCACATTCATTGCGAGCCTGCGAAGATTTGTCGGCCGTAGAGGAAAGCCTGCGCATATCTACTGCGATAACGCCACGAACTTTGTTGGAGCACAGCGAGAACTGGAAGAACTGCGGAAGCTTTTCCGAACTCAAGTTCACCAAGATGCCGTAGCAAACGAATGCGCAGACAACGGAATACAGTTCCACTTCATCCCACCTCGCTCTCCCACATTCGGTGGAATCTGGGAAGCCTGCGTGAAATCCGTGAAGACCCTGCTTCGCAAAATCCTCGGAAATGCCCACCTAACCGAATCCGAGCTGCAAACCGCATTGATTCAGGTCGAGTCAATGCTAAACTCTCGCCCAATCACGCCGTTGCCGGACAATCCATCCGATGAGCTTGCTCTGACTCCAGGACATTTCCTGATTGGTCGTCCGTTGAATGCGGTACCTGATCCAGATTGCCGTGAAGTTCCTGAATCCAGGTTGTCTCGATGGGAACGAGTACAACAGCTAACTCAGCATTTCTGGAGTCGTTGGCACAAGGAGTATCTCGCCACCCTGCAAagtcgctaccgctggacagaagCCATGGACAATCTAGCCGTTGGTTCCATCGTCGCTCTCAAAGATGAGAGAGCACCGCCGTTGAAATGGCCCCTGGGACGCGTGCTCAGCGTTCATCCCGGCCCTGACGGCCTTGTTCGTGTCGCCACCGTGAAGTCGACCTTCGGCATCGTTCAACGCGCCATCCCGAAGCTCTGCTTACTTCCAGTTGAAGTAGCGCCACCCATCGTAGCACCGAGTCCCTCACCAACTAGCAGCCCTACGTCAACAACGCCAAATGAAGGCCCTTGCTCAGGGAACCGAGCCGCCGGACGAGATCCCGGCCCTTGCTCAGGGAACAGAGCCGCCGGACGAGATCCCGGCCCTTGCTCAGGGTACAGAGCCGCCGGACGAGCTCCCGGCCCCTACTCGGGGAAATGA